Part of the Tepiditoga spiralis genome, AATATATCTGAAGCAATGGAAAAAATCCGAACTGAATTTGGAGACGATGCTTATATATTAAATACAAAAAAAATAAAAAAAGGTGGATTTTTAGGTTTAGGGGGTAAAAAATATTTAGAAGTAACTGTATTAAGTGAAGAAGAAAAAAAACTTCCTAAGCAAAATAATACACCTTCATTTGAAAATGAAGAAAAACTTTATTCATTAAAAGGTATTGTAGAAAGAAATAAAAGATTAGATAAGAGAATTGCAAAAGAAAGAAAACAAGAAATACCAACAAATACAGCTTCATATGGAAATCAATTAATGGAACTTATAAAGGAACAGAGAAAAGTTTCTATGACAATTGATAAAGATGCAAAAGAATATTATGATAATAAACAAATAAAAAAAGACGAATTTCAACATTTTATTAAAAATTCTGATAATAAAATAATAGAAAAAAAATCAAAATTAGAAACTAAAAAAATAGAAACTAAAAGTGAAATAAGTGAATTAAAAAATATGATACAGAGTTTAAGTAAAAAGATAAATGGAAAAAATGATTATTACCAAGAATTTTTTAGAACTTTGAAATTTAATGATATTTCTGAAAAATTAGCAGAAGAAATATGCAATGAAGTTGAAGATATTAACTTTGATGAAAATTGGAAAAATAATAAGTTATTGAAAGAAAAAGTTCAAAAAAAATTATTGGAAAATTTAAAAATAAAAAATATACCTTTAAAAGGAAGAATAATACTAATAGGTCCTACTGGAGTTGGAAAGACAACTACTTTAGCTAAGCTTGCGGCTATTATGAAAAAAGAAGGGAAAAAAGTTGCAATAATAACTATTGATACATATAGAATTGCAGCAGCTGATCAATTAAAAATTTATGCTGATATAATGGGTATTCCAGCATATGTATGCTATACTCCTGAAGACTTAAAAATAACTTTAGAGTCTTTAAATATGTTCGATACAGTTTTAATTGATACAGCTGGTAGAAGTCATAAGAATTCTTTACAGTTAAACGAGTTAAAGGTTTTTATAGATACTATAAATCCTGAATATAGAATGTTAGTGGCTTCTGCTAATATGAGAACTAGTGATTTAATAAATATGTATGAAAGTTTTTCTCCAAGCAATCCGGATTCAATAATAATAACTAAAATTGATGAGACATCATACTTTGGACAAATGTTTTCTATAATTAATCATTCAAATTTACCTATAAGTTTTATAACAAATGGGCAAAAAGTTCCAGATGATATATTAATTCCTGATATCAATTATCTTGTTAATAAGCTAATTGAGGGGGTATTTAAATGAGTAATAAATTAAATGAAGATCAAGCAACAGAGCTGAGAAAACAATTTGAAAATGTTGATACTAAAATAATAGCAATTACTGGCGGAAAAGGTGGAGTCGGTAAGTCTTTGTTTTCTGTAAATATTTCTACAGAATTAGCTAAGAGAGGTAAAAAAGTATTATTATTCGATTCTGATGCTGGCTTTGCAAATGCATCAATATTATTTGGTAAAACAATAAAAAATACATTTGGCGATTATATTAGTGGAAAAATAACTTTAAATGAGTGTATTCAAAGTTCAAAATATGGAGTAAATGTAATTACAACTGGTTTTGATTTTAAAGATTGGAAAATGTTTCAAAATGGATTTGACGAAATGATGATGGAAGAATTAATGACTTTATCAAATGGCCATGATTATGTAATTATAGATATAGGAGCTGGATATTCAGAAAAATTAAAACAATTTTATAAATTTTCAGATAAAATATATTTAATAACAGTTCCAGAACCTACTGCTATAGTAAATGCATATACTTTAATAAAAGCTTTATCTTATTTAGATGTTCAAGGAGAATTAGATATAATAATAAATCAAATTAGAACTGAATCAGAAATAAAAACTGTAGAAGATGTTTTAAAAAAGACAGTAAAAAATTTTTTAGGAAAAGAAATAAGCAATTTTTATTATGTAATGTATGAGAAAAATATTAGAGAAAGTATAAAGAGGCAAATACCTTATATAGTTTATAAAAGTAATTCTAAAATGGGAGAGATAATATCTAATATAGTTGATGATATATTGAATATTAATATTAAAAATAAAAAAATTAATTTTAAAAGGAAACTTAAAAATTTATTTGGAATAGGCGGAATTTAATATGGAAAAAGATTTTATCTTTATTGTGTTGAAATTAGCTTTACATAGAGGTAATTTTATAGATATTAAGAGTAAAACCGAAGAGATAAAAACAAAAATAGTTGAATTTAAGAATAATAAATTAACTGTTATAAAAAAAAGTTTGGATGTAAAAATAGATGAAATAATAAATATAGAAATTTTTTATAATGGGTTATTTAAATTGATAGGAAAATGTGTTAAAGTTACCGATGATTATATAACTTTTAATATAGAAAATGATTTTCAATATATAACAAAGAGAAGAAATTTTAGAATACCAATATTTTTGCCTGTAATAATAAATGAAAAATATAAAGGAGTTTTGGTTGATTTTAATGGTAAAAATATTATTAGCATTACTTTATTTTCAAATTTGATAAATAA contains:
- a CDS encoding AAA family ATPase translates to MSNKLNEDQATELRKQFENVDTKIIAITGGKGGVGKSLFSVNISTELAKRGKKVLLFDSDAGFANASILFGKTIKNTFGDYISGKITLNECIQSSKYGVNVITTGFDFKDWKMFQNGFDEMMMEELMTLSNGHDYVIIDIGAGYSEKLKQFYKFSDKIYLITVPEPTAIVNAYTLIKALSYLDVQGELDIIINQIRTESEIKTVEDVLKKTVKNFLGKEISNFYYVMYEKNIRESIKRQIPYIVYKSNSKMGEIISNIVDDILNINIKNKKINFKRKLKNLFGIGGI
- the flhF gene encoding flagellar biosynthesis protein FlhF, which produces MKVKKYVVENISEAMEKIRTEFGDDAYILNTKKIKKGGFLGLGGKKYLEVTVLSEEEKKLPKQNNTPSFENEEKLYSLKGIVERNKRLDKRIAKERKQEIPTNTASYGNQLMELIKEQRKVSMTIDKDAKEYYDNKQIKKDEFQHFIKNSDNKIIEKKSKLETKKIETKSEISELKNMIQSLSKKINGKNDYYQEFFRTLKFNDISEKLAEEICNEVEDINFDENWKNNKLLKEKVQKKLLENLKIKNIPLKGRIILIGPTGVGKTTTLAKLAAIMKKEGKKVAIITIDTYRIAAADQLKIYADIMGIPAYVCYTPEDLKITLESLNMFDTVLIDTAGRSHKNSLQLNELKVFIDTINPEYRMLVASANMRTSDLINMYESFSPSNPDSIIITKIDETSYFGQMFSIINHSNLPISFITNGQKVPDDILIPDINYLVNKLIEGVFK